From the genome of Vibrio navarrensis, one region includes:
- the malF gene encoding maltose ABC transporter permease MalF, producing MQSVQGTDAMTAPATSVPGSKKVLIKWALLGTIGILNGYATILMYSRGEVAFAMLTIILTALALYIFGSKKTYAHRYIYPGIAGMILFILFPLAYTVGLAFTNYSAKNQLSLERAQTVLLDRTFQSGESYPFTLYKTDAGYRIVIKDGDVSLSTDDFAIGAAPSELSLMPVETPIGEVEPIKTIVSNRSALNSIDLHLPGGEEIRMSGLRKFAGVVPLYTMQADGETLKNNQTGELLKPNMDVGFYQAINEQGEFVGSTVSPGFVVQIGTDNFERVWKDEGIKEPFISIFIWTVVFSILTVAFTLMIGLVLASVVQWEELKGRAIYRVLLILPYAVPAFISILIFKGLFNQSFGEINMVLNALFGISPSWFSDPIMAKSMVLIVNTWLGFPYMMILCMGLLKAIPEDLYEASAIDGANFVHNFTRVTLPLMIKPLTPLLIASFAFNFNNFVMIQLLTSGGPNMIGTSEPAGYTDLLVSYTYRIAFEGGGGQDFGLASAIATLIFLLVGALALLNLRFTKLSQN from the coding sequence ATGCAGTCAGTTCAAGGTACAGATGCTATGACAGCTCCAGCAACCAGTGTGCCGGGCAGTAAAAAAGTGCTTATCAAGTGGGCACTTCTTGGCACCATCGGCATTCTTAACGGATACGCAACAATTCTGATGTATTCCCGAGGTGAGGTTGCGTTTGCAATGCTCACTATCATTCTTACTGCGTTGGCATTGTATATTTTTGGTAGTAAAAAGACGTACGCACACCGCTACATTTACCCTGGTATCGCCGGAATGATCTTGTTCATTCTTTTCCCGTTGGCGTATACCGTCGGTCTCGCGTTTACCAACTACAGTGCTAAAAACCAACTTTCTTTGGAGCGCGCGCAAACCGTTTTACTCGATCGCACTTTCCAAAGCGGTGAAAGTTATCCATTCACCCTATACAAAACCGATGCAGGCTATCGCATTGTGATTAAAGATGGTGACGTGTCACTTTCAACGGACGATTTCGCGATAGGCGCTGCGCCTTCTGAGCTGAGTCTGATGCCAGTAGAAACGCCGATTGGCGAAGTTGAGCCGATCAAAACTATCGTGAGTAACCGTAGCGCGCTGAACAGCATCGATCTGCATCTCCCTGGCGGTGAAGAGATCCGCATGAGCGGCCTTCGTAAGTTTGCTGGGGTTGTACCGCTGTACACCATGCAAGCCGATGGTGAGACACTGAAAAACAACCAAACGGGCGAGCTGCTTAAGCCGAATATGGATGTTGGTTTCTACCAAGCGATCAACGAGCAAGGCGAGTTTGTGGGTAGTACCGTTTCTCCGGGCTTTGTGGTGCAAATTGGTACCGATAACTTTGAGCGTGTATGGAAAGATGAAGGCATCAAAGAACCTTTCATCAGCATCTTCATCTGGACCGTGGTGTTCTCGATTTTGACTGTCGCTTTCACCCTGATGATTGGTCTCGTATTAGCCAGCGTGGTGCAGTGGGAAGAGCTAAAAGGTCGCGCAATTTATCGTGTTCTGCTGATTTTGCCTTACGCTGTTCCTGCGTTTATCTCCATCTTGATCTTTAAAGGTTTGTTTAACCAAAGCTTTGGTGAGATCAACATGGTACTGAACGCGCTGTTTGGTATCAGCCCAAGTTGGTTCTCAGATCCGATCATGGCGAAAAGCATGGTGTTGATCGTCAACACTTGGCTTGGCTTCCCTTACATGATGATCCTGTGTATGGGTCTACTTAAAGCGATTCCTGAAGATCTCTACGAAGCGTCTGCGATTGACGGGGCGAACTTTGTGCATAACTTCACTCGCGTAACATTGCCACTGATGATCAAACCGCTAACGCCACTGCTGATTGCCAGTTTCGCGTTTAACTTCAACAACTTTGTGATGATTCAGCTATTGACCTCTGGTGGCCCGAACATGATCGGCACTTCAGAACCCGCAGGTTACACTGACCTTTTGGTTAGCTACACCTACCGCATCGCGTTTGAAGGCGGCGGCGGTCAAGACTTCGGTTTGGCGAGTGCCATCGCAACGTTGATTTTCTTACTGGTTGGCGCATTAGCACTGCTTAACTTGCGTTTCACTAAGCTATCTCAGAACTAA
- a CDS encoding DUF58 domain-containing protein: protein MAQFALPPHSNGVTLSLEELLYYKSQSIRWQPPARSLWSVLGGMNSSRQRGRGMDFEEVRQYQAGDDIRSIDWRVTARTGKPHTKLFSEDKQQSVLIYLDLGPDMLFGSQYLYKSVQAAHLAAVLIWTTLSKKDRIGALIDTGSELLEFKPTSLVKGGLTILNAILNAHNRVVADSPTHLNRAAVIPRLQRMSAKGSEIIFISDFVRFAPSVLEQIATLKQHHSVRLVQLYDPLEYGETDYRGQLKLTNGQTSRWFNFGCKQQKMDLKNNFEQHQQQLRLLSYRHGIPFSTLSCAKPLINQIAEQ, encoded by the coding sequence ATGGCTCAGTTTGCACTGCCACCGCACAGCAACGGGGTTACTTTGTCGCTGGAAGAGCTTTTGTACTACAAAAGCCAATCGATACGCTGGCAGCCTCCGGCACGCTCACTTTGGTCCGTGCTTGGCGGGATGAACAGCAGCCGCCAGCGCGGTCGAGGAATGGACTTTGAAGAGGTACGCCAGTATCAGGCTGGTGATGATATTCGCAGTATTGACTGGCGCGTCACCGCCAGAACCGGTAAGCCGCACACCAAGTTATTCAGCGAAGACAAACAGCAATCGGTGCTGATTTATCTCGATTTGGGGCCAGATATGCTGTTCGGTTCTCAATATCTGTATAAATCAGTTCAAGCCGCCCATCTCGCCGCCGTTTTGATATGGACCACGCTCAGTAAGAAAGATAGGATTGGCGCGCTCATCGATACGGGCTCAGAGCTGCTGGAGTTTAAGCCAACCAGTCTGGTCAAAGGTGGGCTGACGATACTTAACGCCATCCTAAACGCTCACAATCGTGTCGTTGCAGATAGCCCTACTCATCTCAACAGAGCCGCAGTAATACCGCGACTGCAACGGATGTCGGCCAAAGGCAGTGAGATCATTTTTATCAGCGATTTTGTGCGTTTTGCTCCATCGGTACTTGAACAGATCGCGACGCTGAAACAGCATCATAGCGTGCGATTAGTGCAATTGTATGACCCGCTAGAGTACGGTGAAACCGATTATCGGGGCCAGTTGAAGCTGACCAACGGGCAAACCTCACGCTGGTTTAATTTTGGTTGTAAACAACAAAAAATGGACTTAAAAAATAACTTTGAACAGCATCAGCAGCAGCTTCGTCTGTTAAGTTATCGTCATGGAATTCCGTTTAGCACGCTCTCTTGCGCTAAACCTCTCATCAATCAAATTGCAGAACAATAA
- the malK gene encoding maltose/maltodextrin ABC transporter ATP-binding protein MalK, whose amino-acid sequence MASVTLKNVCKAYGDVMISKNVDLEIHEGEFVVFVGPSGCGKSTLLRCIAGLEDITSGDLYIGDKRMNDVEPSKRGVGMVFQSYALYPHLNLYDNMSFGLKLAKADKKEIDKRVEQAAEILQLGHLLERLPKALSGGQRQRVAIGRTLVSQPNVFLLDEPLSNLDAALRVQMRAQITKLQRQLGCTMIYVTHDQVEAMTMADKIVVLDGGFVSQVGKPLELYHYPQNRFVAGFIGSPKMNFMSVMIEDAEANQVKVKLSNGTSFWIPVDGTTVNKGDRMSLGVRPEHLVSAQDGDAVIDGEVMIVEKLGNETQAYLNLESADADVIYRQPDTLDVEAGDRLEIGIPAHRCHLFHSDGRACKRLFNEKGVER is encoded by the coding sequence ATGGCGAGTGTCACGTTAAAAAATGTTTGTAAAGCGTATGGCGACGTAATGATTTCTAAAAACGTCGACTTAGAGATCCACGAGGGCGAATTCGTCGTTTTCGTCGGACCATCAGGCTGTGGTAAATCGACTCTATTGCGTTGCATCGCAGGGTTGGAAGACATCACCTCCGGCGACCTTTACATCGGTGATAAACGAATGAACGATGTTGAGCCATCTAAACGTGGCGTTGGCATGGTTTTCCAGTCTTACGCGCTCTACCCTCACTTGAATCTGTATGACAACATGTCTTTTGGCCTCAAACTGGCAAAAGCAGACAAGAAAGAGATCGACAAACGCGTTGAACAGGCGGCTGAAATTCTTCAGTTGGGTCACTTACTAGAACGCTTACCAAAAGCCCTATCCGGCGGTCAGCGCCAGCGTGTCGCGATTGGCCGTACTCTGGTTTCTCAACCAAACGTGTTCCTGCTTGATGAACCGCTTTCTAACCTTGATGCGGCGCTGCGTGTCCAGATGCGCGCGCAGATCACTAAACTGCAACGCCAGCTTGGCTGCACCATGATTTACGTTACCCACGACCAAGTGGAAGCGATGACCATGGCCGACAAGATTGTCGTGCTGGATGGCGGTTTCGTTTCGCAAGTGGGTAAGCCGCTTGAACTTTACCACTACCCACAAAACCGTTTTGTTGCTGGCTTTATCGGTTCACCAAAAATGAACTTCATGAGCGTGATGATTGAAGATGCCGAAGCCAATCAGGTGAAAGTGAAACTGTCGAACGGCACCTCGTTCTGGATCCCGGTTGACGGCACAACGGTAAATAAAGGCGATCGTATGTCTCTAGGCGTGCGTCCTGAGCATTTAGTGTCGGCACAAGACGGTGACGCAGTCATCGACGGTGAAGTGATGATCGTCGAAAAACTGGGTAACGAAACGCAAGCCTACCTCAACTTAGAAAGTGCGGATGCGGACGTGATTTATCGCCAACCTGATACGCTTGATGTGGAAGCGGGCGATCGCTTGGAGATCGGCATCCCAGCGCACCGTTGCCACTTGTTCCACAGCGATGGCCGTGCTTGCAAACGTCTGTTTAATGAAAAAGGCGTCGAGCGTTAA
- a CDS encoding methyl-accepting chemotaxis protein — protein MMNLHSLSIKQKVVIGITFAVLASTILLGIMAQKQSRDVISHRLVDIELPLILNQINLQVDKDVSQLLSAAEQLAKNEFVRESVRDTADPQGQTKLIKQLNNVKEQYQLNDASVANRQTAYYWNQNGFLRQLNHSQDGWFFGFTNSGKQTMVSIFTEANGEVKMFANYQHLSGFTMSGVSKSMDEMVDKLNGFQIEDSGYVFLVDSAGKIQIHRDKQAVGKPLSSYIDSNSVALLNKSKPTVLQIEMGGQDVFVASAYVPSMDWFVVGVVPVEEVFMELNAAATQMMITTGVVAIIFILMGVFLANSITKPIQQIALRFTDLGKGEGDLSQRIEVKGQDEIAQLSSGFNGFIEKIHATMKEVASTSMSLSEAAESVSSKASTTHNNSQEQRDQTIQVVTAINQMGATISEIASNAATAADTANQASDNTKLGREVVSKAKNVIARLADDVEATSQVVTQLATTTRDIGSILDVIRDISDQTNLLALNAAIEAARAGEQGRGFAVVADEVRNLASRTASSTEEIQKMINQLQSDAKDAVTAMEAGKTVTFEGVEATDEAVHVLVSISERISDISDRNTQVATATEEQSTVVHTINQNIEEINAINEVTTNTAEELAEASRDLRLLSQRLDSMVGSFKL, from the coding sequence ATGATGAATCTTCACTCCCTGAGCATTAAACAAAAAGTTGTCATCGGGATAACTTTTGCTGTCCTTGCTTCCACCATTTTGCTGGGTATCATGGCGCAGAAACAATCAAGAGACGTTATCAGCCATCGTTTGGTTGATATCGAACTGCCCTTGATCTTGAACCAAATTAACCTGCAAGTAGACAAGGATGTGTCTCAGCTGCTCTCCGCTGCAGAGCAGTTGGCAAAAAATGAGTTTGTACGTGAAAGTGTGCGTGACACGGCTGACCCGCAAGGTCAGACCAAGCTGATTAAGCAACTGAATAACGTCAAAGAGCAGTATCAGCTTAACGATGCGTCGGTTGCAAACCGTCAGACCGCGTATTACTGGAACCAAAATGGTTTTCTACGTCAGCTCAATCACTCGCAAGATGGCTGGTTTTTTGGCTTTACCAACTCGGGTAAACAAACCATGGTGAGCATTTTTACCGAAGCCAATGGCGAGGTGAAAATGTTTGCCAACTACCAGCATCTGAGTGGCTTTACCATGTCTGGCGTATCCAAGTCGATGGATGAGATGGTAGATAAACTGAACGGCTTCCAAATTGAAGACAGCGGCTATGTGTTTCTGGTAGATAGCGCGGGTAAAATCCAAATTCACCGCGACAAGCAGGCGGTAGGTAAACCGCTTTCTTCCTACATTGACTCCAACTCAGTTGCACTGCTTAATAAAAGCAAACCGACCGTGCTGCAAATTGAAATGGGTGGCCAAGATGTGTTTGTAGCCAGTGCCTATGTGCCATCGATGGACTGGTTTGTGGTCGGCGTTGTACCCGTCGAAGAGGTGTTTATGGAGCTGAACGCCGCTGCGACGCAAATGATGATTACCACTGGTGTAGTGGCAATTATCTTCATTCTTATGGGCGTGTTTTTGGCCAACAGCATCACCAAGCCGATCCAGCAAATTGCGCTGCGTTTTACTGATTTGGGTAAAGGCGAAGGCGATCTTTCTCAACGGATTGAAGTGAAAGGGCAAGATGAGATCGCTCAGCTTTCATCGGGTTTCAATGGCTTCATTGAGAAAATCCACGCCACCATGAAAGAAGTGGCGTCAACCAGTATGTCGCTCAGTGAAGCGGCGGAGAGTGTCTCTTCGAAAGCATCCACCACCCACAACAACAGCCAAGAGCAAAGAGATCAAACCATCCAAGTGGTCACCGCGATCAACCAGATGGGGGCGACCATCAGCGAGATTGCGTCCAACGCAGCAACCGCAGCCGATACCGCCAACCAAGCGTCAGACAACACCAAACTGGGGCGTGAAGTGGTGTCTAAAGCGAAAAACGTCATTGCCCGTTTAGCGGATGATGTGGAAGCAACCAGCCAAGTGGTGACGCAACTGGCAACCACAACCAGAGACATTGGCTCGATTTTGGATGTGATTCGCGATATCTCCGACCAAACCAACTTGTTAGCACTGAACGCAGCGATTGAAGCGGCGCGTGCAGGAGAGCAAGGTCGTGGTTTTGCGGTGGTGGCGGATGAAGTGCGTAATCTCGCCAGTCGCACCGCGTCGTCAACTGAAGAGATTCAGAAAATGATCAACCAGTTGCAAAGTGATGCCAAAGATGCGGTGACCGCGATGGAAGCGGGTAAAACCGTGACCTTTGAAGGGGTGGAAGCGACCGATGAAGCGGTGCATGTGCTGGTGAGTATCTCTGAGCGTATTTCTGACATATCTGATCGCAACACTCAAGTCGCCACTGCGACGGAAGAGCAATCGACAGTAGTGCATACCATCAACCAAAATATCGAAGAAATTAATGCCATTAACGAGGTGACCACCAACACCGCAGAAGAGCTTGCCGAGGCGAGCCGTGACCTTCGCTTGTTGTCACAACGCCTCGATTCCATGGTAGGTAGCTTCAAACTGTAG
- the malE gene encoding maltose/maltodextrin ABC transporter substrate-binding protein MalE, whose product MKNALSAVALGTLVALGSFGANAAIEEGQLTIWINGDKGYNGLAEVGKKFEAETGIKVTVAHPDGLQDKFPQTAATGDGPDIVFWAHDRFGGYAEAGLLVEIKPSQRIKEGIVDFAWDAVKYDGKLIGYPVAVEALSLIYNKDLVPNPPKSWEEVEALDAKLKKQGKSAIMWNLKEPYFTWPLMAADGGYAFKYTSEGYDVKDAGIAKDGVKDAMKFVKSLVDKGVISADMDYSVSESAFNQGKTAMTINGPWSWGNVEKSGINYGVTTLPKFNGQSSKPFVGVLTAGISTASPNKDLAVEFIENYLLTNDGLRMVNNDKPLGAVALNSFQRELDADARIAATMDNAMNGEIMPNIPQMGAFWGAAKNSIVNVVDGRQTVDAALADAEKQMTK is encoded by the coding sequence ATGAAAAATGCTCTAAGCGCTGTAGCACTAGGTACTCTTGTTGCACTGGGTTCTTTTGGTGCGAATGCTGCCATCGAAGAAGGACAACTGACAATTTGGATCAACGGCGACAAAGGCTATAACGGTCTTGCTGAAGTTGGTAAGAAATTTGAAGCGGAAACGGGCATTAAAGTGACCGTCGCACACCCAGACGGCCTGCAGGACAAATTCCCACAAACGGCAGCGACTGGCGATGGTCCTGATATCGTATTTTGGGCGCACGACCGTTTTGGCGGTTATGCAGAAGCGGGTCTCCTAGTTGAAATCAAACCTTCGCAAAGAATCAAAGAAGGCATCGTTGATTTCGCATGGGATGCAGTGAAATACGACGGCAAACTGATCGGTTACCCAGTGGCAGTTGAAGCACTGTCACTTATCTACAACAAAGATTTGGTGCCAAACCCGCCTAAGAGCTGGGAAGAAGTGGAAGCGTTGGACGCGAAACTGAAAAAACAAGGCAAATCAGCCATCATGTGGAACCTAAAAGAACCGTACTTCACTTGGCCTCTGATGGCGGCTGATGGCGGCTATGCGTTCAAGTACACCTCTGAAGGTTACGACGTGAAAGACGCAGGTATCGCAAAAGACGGCGTGAAAGACGCGATGAAGTTCGTCAAATCACTGGTTGATAAAGGCGTTATCTCTGCGGATATGGATTACTCAGTGTCTGAATCGGCGTTTAACCAAGGCAAAACAGCCATGACCATCAACGGTCCTTGGTCTTGGGGTAACGTTGAGAAATCGGGCATCAACTACGGTGTAACCACTTTGCCGAAATTCAACGGCCAGTCTTCTAAACCGTTCGTTGGCGTTCTGACCGCTGGTATCTCAACGGCATCGCCAAACAAAGACCTAGCGGTTGAGTTTATCGAAAACTACCTGCTAACCAACGATGGTCTACGTATGGTGAACAACGATAAACCACTAGGTGCGGTTGCGTTGAACTCTTTCCAACGTGAACTGGATGCAGATGCTCGTATCGCTGCGACCATGGACAACGCAATGAACGGCGAAATCATGCCAAACATCCCTCAAATGGGTGCATTCTGGGGTGCGGCGAAGAACTCTATCGTCAACGTTGTTGATGGTCGTCAAACTGTGGATGCAGCACTGGCAGACGCAGAAAAACAAATGACTAAATAA
- a CDS encoding acyl-CoA thioesterase yields MSRGQRNITLRFLAEPSDVNFGGKVHGGAVMKWIDLAAYACSAAWSGKYCITAYAGGIRFVAPIHVGNLVEVSAKVIYTGTTSMHIAIDVQASDPKDLKNRLTTHCIVIMVAVDQEGTPTPIQKWVPETDEDKALEQSAIRLMNMRKEIGEEMEAHVKYLK; encoded by the coding sequence ATGAGTCGTGGTCAACGCAATATTACTCTTCGTTTTCTCGCTGAACCGAGTGACGTCAACTTCGGTGGCAAAGTCCACGGCGGCGCCGTCATGAAATGGATCGATTTGGCCGCTTACGCCTGTTCTGCCGCTTGGAGTGGTAAGTATTGCATTACAGCCTACGCCGGGGGAATTCGTTTTGTCGCCCCGATCCACGTCGGCAATCTGGTCGAAGTCAGCGCAAAAGTGATCTACACGGGAACCACATCCATGCACATTGCCATCGATGTGCAAGCCAGCGATCCTAAAGATCTAAAAAATCGCTTAACCACTCACTGTATTGTGATCATGGTTGCCGTCGACCAAGAAGGGACACCGACGCCTATTCAAAAGTGGGTGCCAGAAACCGATGAAGACAAAGCGCTGGAACAATCTGCGATTAGGTTGATGAACATGCGCAAAGAGATCGGTGAAGAGATGGAAGCACACGTTAAGTATCTCAAATAA
- a CDS encoding vWA domain-containing protein, with protein sequence MFVLLPLPLILYKLLPEAKTEHALRFAYLPTSTTNQTKQGRITKATTLLIWLCLLCAAARPVWFGEPIEFQPEYRDLMLVVDLSGSMQEEDMQDDGQYIDRLSAVKKVVTQFIEQRQGDRLGLVLFADHAYLQTPLTADRQTVAAQLNQTVIGLVGQKTAIGDGVGLASKTFIDSKAPQRTIILLSDGSNTAGILSPLEAAEIAQRHQIKIYTVGVGAGEMMVKQFFMTRKVNTAADLDEKTLTQMAEMTGGQYFRARDAKELAGIYNAINQLEPVTSDVQIWRPQSEWFIYPLAIAFLLSLLLFVFRSNRV encoded by the coding sequence ATGTTTGTGTTATTGCCACTGCCGCTCATTCTTTACAAGTTGTTGCCTGAAGCAAAAACCGAACACGCTCTGCGTTTCGCTTATCTGCCGACAAGTACCACAAATCAGACAAAACAAGGGCGAATCACCAAAGCCACGACACTCCTGATTTGGCTATGCCTGCTGTGCGCGGCGGCGCGTCCGGTTTGGTTTGGTGAGCCGATTGAGTTCCAGCCTGAATATCGCGATCTGATGCTGGTGGTCGACTTATCCGGCTCGATGCAAGAGGAAGACATGCAGGATGACGGTCAATACATCGACCGCCTGAGCGCAGTTAAAAAAGTGGTGACACAGTTTATCGAGCAGCGCCAAGGCGACCGACTCGGCCTGGTACTGTTCGCCGACCATGCCTATCTGCAAACGCCGTTGACCGCTGACCGCCAAACGGTAGCCGCGCAGCTCAACCAGACAGTGATCGGCCTAGTTGGGCAAAAGACCGCCATTGGTGATGGCGTTGGCTTAGCGAGCAAAACGTTTATTGACAGCAAAGCGCCACAACGCACCATTATTTTACTCAGTGATGGCAGCAATACCGCGGGTATCCTCTCGCCATTAGAAGCCGCTGAAATCGCGCAGCGTCATCAAATCAAGATCTACACCGTCGGCGTTGGCGCAGGTGAAATGATGGTGAAGCAGTTTTTCATGACGCGCAAAGTCAACACCGCCGCAGATCTGGATGAAAAGACCTTAACGCAGATGGCTGAAATGACCGGCGGGCAATATTTTCGCGCGCGTGATGCCAAAGAGCTGGCGGGCATCTACAACGCCATCAACCAACTCGAACCGGTCACCAGCGATGTGCAGATCTGGCGTCCACAATCAGAGTGGTTCATCTATCCGTTAGCCATCGCATTCTTGCTTTCCCTATTGCTGTTTGTTTTTAGGAGCAACCGTGTCTGA
- a CDS encoding restriction endonuclease subunit S, producing the protein MTDFEKELQAMSAEVAQEPEVKLPSLEEQQAIVAELKKLEAEGKLTPEVLEQYFGQFAAKGDAPIH; encoded by the coding sequence ATGACGGATTTTGAAAAAGAGCTGCAAGCAATGTCTGCGGAAGTGGCACAAGAACCAGAAGTAAAACTGCCTTCTCTAGAAGAGCAACAAGCGATTGTTGCAGAACTAAAGAAGTTAGAAGCGGAAGGTAAACTGACTCCGGAAGTACTAGAGCAGTATTTCGGTCAGTTTGCAGCGAAAGGTGACGCACCGATCCACTAA
- a CDS encoding AAA family ATPase has translation MQHAHFEGLKSYLEGQVVGQHELVKQLLIALLADGHILVEGPPGLAKTRAVKSLGDCIEGDFHRIQFTPDLLPADLTGTDIFRPETGDFTFQAGPIFNSLILADEINRAPAKVQAAMLEAMAEGQVTAGRHTYPLPDLFLVMATQNPIEQEGTYSLPEAQLDRFLLHLEVDFPDEDNELAILRINRGEAKGEKAVDKPRVTQPEIFAARQAVLNVHMAETLERYLVRLVMATRAPQQYSDELAGWITMGVSPRATIALDRCARAHAWLSGRDYVTPADIQAMAYPVLRHRIMLSYQAQAEGVTANQVIDKLLTLVGSV, from the coding sequence ATGCAACACGCTCATTTTGAAGGATTAAAAAGCTATCTTGAGGGCCAAGTCGTTGGTCAGCATGAATTAGTCAAACAACTGCTTATCGCACTTCTCGCCGACGGACACATTCTGGTCGAAGGGCCTCCGGGGCTGGCCAAAACTCGCGCGGTCAAAAGCCTAGGCGATTGTATCGAAGGGGATTTTCACCGCATTCAGTTCACGCCAGACCTTTTACCTGCCGATTTGACCGGAACCGACATTTTTCGCCCGGAAACGGGAGACTTCACTTTCCAAGCAGGCCCGATTTTCAATAGCTTGATCCTCGCCGATGAAATCAACCGCGCGCCCGCTAAAGTGCAAGCCGCGATGCTGGAAGCGATGGCCGAGGGCCAAGTGACCGCAGGGCGCCATACCTACCCGCTACCGGATCTTTTTTTGGTGATGGCGACGCAAAACCCGATTGAACAGGAAGGCACTTATTCCCTGCCGGAAGCGCAATTGGACCGTTTTCTCTTGCATCTTGAGGTCGATTTCCCAGATGAAGATAATGAGCTTGCCATTTTGCGCATCAACCGGGGGGAAGCCAAAGGCGAAAAGGCGGTGGACAAACCACGCGTAACACAGCCTGAGATCTTTGCGGCGCGCCAAGCCGTGCTCAACGTGCACATGGCGGAAACCTTGGAGCGTTATCTGGTGCGTCTGGTGATGGCAACCCGTGCTCCTCAGCAGTACAGCGATGAGCTGGCGGGCTGGATCACGATGGGCGTCAGTCCAAGGGCTACCATCGCGCTGGACCGATGCGCTCGCGCACACGCTTGGCTTAGTGGCCGCGATTACGTCACACCTGCCGACATTCAAGCCATGGCGTACCCAGTGCTACGCCACCGAATCATGCTGAGCTATCAAGCGCAGGCAGAAGGCGTCACCGCCAATCAGGTGATTGACAAACTCCTCACTCTGGTTGGCAGCGTGTAA
- the malG gene encoding maltose ABC transporter permease MalG, producing MAMVQGNSLKYRVWATHIALWVFLSMIIFPLLMIVAISFREGNFATGSLIPDNPSLEHWKLALGFAVTNADGSVTPPPFPVLTWLWNSVKVAGITSVLIVALSTTSAYAFARLRFKGKDTILKAMMIFQMFPAVLALVALYALFDKLGQYIPFLGLNTHGGLIFSYLGGIALHVWTIKGYFETIDNSLEEAAALDGATPWQAFRLVLLPLSVPILAVVFILSFIGVVGEVPVASLLLSDVNSYTLAVGMQQYLYPQNYLWGDFAAAAVLSALPITIVFLLAQRWLVGGLTAGGVKG from the coding sequence ATGGCAATGGTACAAGGTAACTCTCTTAAATACCGTGTCTGGGCGACGCATATTGCTCTGTGGGTTTTCCTCTCAATGATTATCTTCCCGCTGTTGATGATCGTCGCGATCTCATTCCGTGAAGGTAACTTTGCGACAGGCAGCTTGATCCCAGATAACCCATCACTGGAGCACTGGAAGTTGGCACTCGGCTTTGCCGTGACTAACGCGGATGGCAGTGTCACGCCACCACCATTCCCAGTACTCACTTGGCTATGGAACTCGGTGAAAGTAGCAGGCATCACATCAGTGCTGATTGTGGCCCTCTCTACCACATCGGCTTATGCGTTTGCACGTCTGCGCTTTAAAGGCAAAGACACTATCCTAAAAGCGATGATGATTTTCCAGATGTTCCCAGCGGTATTGGCTCTGGTAGCACTTTATGCTCTGTTCGACAAACTAGGTCAGTACATTCCTTTCCTTGGTTTGAATACGCACGGCGGTTTGATCTTCTCTTACTTAGGTGGTATTGCGCTGCATGTCTGGACGATCAAAGGGTACTTTGAAACTATCGATAACTCGCTGGAAGAAGCGGCGGCGTTAGATGGCGCAACACCTTGGCAAGCATTCCGTTTGGTGCTTCTGCCATTGTCTGTGCCAATCCTCGCGGTGGTGTTTATTCTGTCGTTTATCGGTGTAGTAGGTGAAGTTCCTGTGGCATCACTACTGCTTTCTGATGTAAACTCGTACACATTAGCGGTTGGAATGCAGCAGTATCTATACCCACAAAACTACCTGTGGGGCGACTTTGCCGCTGCTGCTGTGTTGTCTGCACTGCCAATCACGATCGTTTTCTTACTCGCACAGCGCTGGCTAGTTGGTGGTTTAACTGCCGGTGGTGTGAAAGGTTAA
- a CDS encoding DUF4381 domain-containing protein, translated as MTTQTDTLALQPILLPATPSWFPLAWGWWAVLAAVVTTLLCIVLYLRWRTHRLRAKRTALKLFEKPIVAHTPSSAIELLRQAALCYFPRETIASLHGEKWYQFLDLQLGEARFCNKMNEWQAALYQSKRSELDAELINDCKIWVERALPPKRGKRG; from the coding sequence ATGACAACCCAAACTGATACTTTAGCCTTGCAGCCTATTCTTCTTCCTGCCACTCCCTCTTGGTTTCCACTTGCTTGGGGTTGGTGGGCAGTGCTTGCCGCCGTGGTCACCACACTGCTGTGTATCGTGCTTTATCTCCGTTGGCGTACCCATAGGCTGCGTGCCAAGCGCACTGCACTGAAACTGTTTGAAAAGCCGATCGTGGCACATACCCCTTCTTCGGCGATTGAGCTGCTGCGCCAAGCCGCGTTGTGCTATTTCCCGCGCGAGACCATCGCGTCGCTACATGGAGAAAAATGGTATCAGTTTCTCGATTTGCAGCTCGGTGAAGCGCGCTTTTGCAACAAAATGAACGAGTGGCAAGCCGCCTTATATCAGAGCAAACGCAGCGAACTCGACGCTGAACTTATCAACGACTGTAAAATTTGGGTTGAACGGGCACTACCGCCTAAGCGAGGTAAACGTGGCTGA